The following proteins come from a genomic window of Ignavibacteria bacterium:
- a CDS encoding IS4 family transposase: protein MEHQYYRDRRIGEHFDLLLDRIKENESISIRKISKSRSEQRQFYRLLASPKFTEDKIVRQFSDECKERVTEGSHILAIHDTSVMCYRQYSGRIKAQTGLGPTGNMSIGFYLHPVLAIRAEDENLLGFSYIYRWIKTGTDDERKTKRKKRAQRDIEDKETYKWILSAERSKSVFSRASMVTFIADRESEFYEYWATVPDEKTHVISRSNHDRWIEESDEGLFGYLSGQSLSGEYTITVNDLIYHQEVKRQARIELRFAEVTIIRPNIAALYRRGYPDKIKLRAIEARETDDSVPEAGHRVLWRIMTTHSIEDFSKAMQIVEWYTKRWYIEQLFRTLKKKGFDCEDSLLGTGEALRKLALSALDSAMKVMLLILARGGKSQQKAENTFDKDELDCLEVLNKEYEGHIESQKNPYIKRTIPWVSWIIGRMGGWKGTKSERPAGPITMYTGLDKFNKIMIGWRLKNLQKLGSP from the coding sequence ATGGAACATCAGTATTACAGGGACAGGCGTATAGGTGAGCATTTTGATCTATTGCTGGATAGAATAAAGGAAAATGAAAGCATCAGCATCAGGAAGATCAGTAAAAGTAGGAGTGAGCAGAGGCAGTTCTACAGGCTTTTGGCAAGCCCTAAGTTTACAGAAGATAAAATAGTAAGGCAGTTCTCGGATGAATGCAAAGAAAGAGTAACTGAGGGCAGCCATATACTGGCCATTCATGATACGTCGGTAATGTGCTACCGGCAGTATTCAGGAAGAATAAAAGCTCAGACGGGCTTAGGACCCACAGGAAACATGAGCATAGGGTTTTACCTGCACCCCGTCCTTGCCATAAGAGCAGAAGATGAAAACCTTCTTGGGTTTTCTTACATATACAGGTGGATAAAGACAGGTACGGATGATGAAAGAAAGACGAAGAGGAAGAAAAGAGCCCAGAGGGACATAGAGGATAAAGAGACATACAAGTGGATCCTCTCGGCAGAAAGAAGCAAGAGTGTGTTCTCCAGGGCCTCCATGGTGACATTTATAGCAGACCGTGAGAGTGAGTTTTATGAATACTGGGCCACTGTGCCGGATGAAAAGACTCACGTAATAAGTCGTTCAAATCATGACAGGTGGATAGAAGAATCCGACGAAGGACTCTTTGGCTATCTCTCCGGGCAAAGCCTTAGTGGTGAATATACTATTACCGTTAATGACCTGATATATCATCAGGAGGTTAAAAGGCAGGCAAGAATAGAGCTGAGATTTGCAGAGGTAACCATAATAAGGCCCAACATTGCAGCTTTATACAGAAGAGGCTATCCGGACAAAATAAAGCTCCGGGCAATAGAGGCAAGGGAGACTGATGACTCAGTGCCTGAGGCAGGCCACAGGGTCCTCTGGAGGATTATGACAACACACAGTATTGAAGATTTCTCTAAGGCCATGCAGATAGTAGAATGGTATACGAAAAGATGGTACATTGAACAGTTATTCCGCACATTAAAGAAAAAGGGGTTCGACTGTGAGGACAGCCTGCTCGGGACAGGAGAAGCTTTGAGGAAACTTGCACTCTCGGCACTCGATTCGGCAATGAAGGTAATGCTTCTCATCCTGGCCCGAGGTGGCAAGAGTCAGCAGAAGGCAGAGAATACATTCGATAAAGATGAACTTGATTGTCTTGAAGTCCTGAACAAAGAATATGAAGGACATATAGAAAGCCAGAAGAATCCCTACATAAAGCGCACAATCCCATGGGTCTCCTGGATCATAGGAAGAATGGGAGGCTGGAAGGGTACAAAATCAGAAAGACCGGCTGGCCCTATTACCATGTATACCGGTCTTGATAAGTTTAATAAAATTATGATCGGATGGAGATTAAAAAATCTCCAGAAACTGGGGTCACCGTAG
- a CDS encoding biopolymer transporter ExbD gives MRRYKIDEKEFNEINITPFTDVVLVLLLIFMITSPFLVTGALKVKLPDAVTSESTGEKSMEVYLNDRNEIYFNNKMVSLGELKIAAETSFLNMSNKEVVIKADKNSLHGYFVQVMDVLKRAGATKFLIATSKKEE, from the coding sequence ATGCGTCGCTACAAGATAGATGAAAAAGAATTTAATGAAATTAATATAACTCCTTTTACAGACGTCGTTCTGGTACTCCTGCTCATATTTATGATCACGAGCCCCTTCCTTGTAACAGGCGCCTTAAAGGTGAAGCTTCCTGATGCCGTAACAAGTGAATCCACGGGCGAAAAAAGCATGGAGGTTTACTTAAACGACAGGAACGAGATCTACTTCAACAACAAGATGGTCTCCTTGGGAGAGCTTAAGATTGCGGCCGAAACCTCATTTCTCAATATGAGCAATAAAGAGGTTGTAATTAAGGCCGATAAAAATTCACTCCACGGATATTTCGTTCAGGTAATGGACGTCTTGAAAAGGGCGGGAGCAACCAAGTTCCTTATAGCCACATCTAAAAAAGAAGAATAA
- a CDS encoding MotA/TolQ/ExbB proton channel family protein, which translates to MLYNSLLDLLSKGGYTVLVLVLCSVLSLKVVIEKAVLLKGITDKVIEDFKAKINASLQAGDKKEALFYCKAYSWNWLFFNIKTPLAPVYKYILEHTSMPEEILLERSFAKLDKEIIKAEKGLGILATLGSISPFIGLFGTVIGIIRSFEALALNEASGYLNVMAGIAEALVSTAAGLLVAVPAVMFYNYFMRKIKSSMPTFEEAVHDLVYALRKNEREVKNASLQDR; encoded by the coding sequence ATGCTTTATAATTCATTGCTGGATCTCTTATCAAAGGGTGGTTATACTGTATTAGTATTAGTGCTCTGCTCTGTTTTATCATTGAAAGTCGTAATTGAAAAGGCCGTCCTCTTAAAGGGAATTACAGATAAGGTTATTGAAGACTTTAAGGCCAAGATCAACGCAAGCCTTCAGGCGGGCGACAAAAAGGAAGCCCTGTTCTACTGCAAGGCTTACAGCTGGAACTGGCTGTTCTTTAACATTAAAACCCCTCTGGCTCCGGTATATAAGTACATTCTTGAACATACCTCTATGCCCGAAGAAATCCTGCTTGAACGCTCTTTTGCCAAACTGGATAAGGAAATAATTAAGGCTGAAAAAGGCCTGGGCATACTCGCAACGCTCGGCAGTATTTCTCCTTTTATCGGTCTGTTCGGTACCGTAATCGGTATCATCAGGTCATTTGAGGCTCTGGCATTAAATGAAGCTTCAGGATACCTGAACGTTATGGCAGGTATTGCAGAAGCACTTGTATCAACAGCGGCAGGTCTATTGGTTGCTGTACCTGCAGTCATGTTCTATAACTACTTCATGAGAAAAATTAAATCCAGCATGCCTACTTTTGAAGAAGCAGTACACGACCTGGTTTATGCTCTCAGGAAAAATGAAAGGGAAGTGAAGAATGCGTCGCTACAAGATAGATGA
- a CDS encoding tetratricopeptide repeat protein: protein MMKKVLFVLNILFIFSISAYAQQDTTKAGQQSMDPQAAKYYNKAVENMKAGNYPEAITSLDSSLQVAKDYRTYFLKGQALLKSGNLQDARTNFLSSIAIDSTYEQSLYALANADLALKNYDEAIYYYKKVAATTSTPKMKSDAESGIAFAQQNQAIEFYNKGNELQKANKFDEAVKSYDQALAIDPKDYKSYYQKGIALSRQDKNDDAIKAFNQALAVNDSLAPAYIALGGIMTSKKDYEGALKNYEKALTVTNNENLKTGIQEGITRTYLVLGNQYIKDRKYDKAIETFKKAADATNSDQAYLGLAKAYIDRKQYNDALTALQNADKNKKTVTAGAISFYTGVVNYEKGEKAKALDSFKAASQDATYKKASQSYITRINAEKGQAPAKK, encoded by the coding sequence ATGATGAAGAAAGTTCTATTCGTTTTAAATATCCTATTCATTTTCTCAATTTCCGCCTATGCACAGCAGGATACAACAAAAGCAGGACAGCAGAGCATGGATCCTCAGGCGGCAAAGTACTACAACAAAGCGGTTGAGAATATGAAAGCCGGCAATTACCCGGAGGCAATTACCAGCCTGGACTCCAGCCTTCAGGTTGCCAAGGACTATCGTACATACTTCCTGAAAGGTCAGGCTTTATTGAAATCCGGTAACCTCCAGGATGCCAGAACTAATTTCCTTTCCAGTATCGCTATTGACAGTACATACGAACAGTCACTTTATGCCCTGGCAAATGCGGACCTGGCCCTTAAGAACTACGACGAGGCAATTTATTACTACAAAAAAGTTGCCGCCACGACCAGCACCCCAAAAATGAAGTCCGATGCCGAATCTGGAATTGCCTTTGCGCAGCAGAACCAGGCAATTGAATTCTATAACAAGGGAAATGAACTCCAGAAGGCAAATAAGTTCGATGAAGCTGTTAAAAGCTACGACCAGGCTCTCGCAATCGATCCTAAAGACTACAAAAGCTACTATCAGAAGGGTATAGCCCTGTCGAGACAGGATAAAAACGACGATGCAATTAAAGCCTTCAACCAGGCATTGGCTGTAAACGATTCATTAGCCCCGGCCTACATTGCACTCGGCGGAATCATGACATCAAAAAAGGATTATGAAGGCGCCCTTAAGAATTATGAAAAGGCTCTTACTGTTACTAACAACGAAAATCTTAAAACCGGTATTCAGGAAGGTATTACAAGAACTTACCTCGTACTCGGCAACCAGTATATAAAAGACAGGAAGTACGACAAGGCAATTGAAACATTCAAAAAAGCTGCCGATGCCACAAATTCCGATCAGGCTTACCTCGGCCTTGCAAAAGCATATATCGATAGGAAACAGTACAATGATGCACTGACAGCTCTTCAGAATGCCGACAAGAATAAAAAGACTGTTACCGCCGGAGCAATATCTTTCTATACAGGCGTTGTTAACTACGAAAAGGGCGAAAAGGCAAAGGCTCTTGACAGCTTTAAGGCTGCCTCACAGGACGCAACATACAAAAAGGCCAGCCAGTCTTATATTACCCGTATTAACGCTGAAAAAGGTCAGGCCCCGGCTAAAAAGTAA